One window of candidate division KSB1 bacterium genomic DNA carries:
- a CDS encoding lysoplasmalogenase: MQSFFLLILLSSTVTLLIRAELSNQSRQVYIFKPLSTVIVILTALLSFFGETRFSYSFLILIGLLFSLGGDIALMFHGKKFFLIGLVSFLFAHIVYTIAFGSLGDFSKLDLWTATALGLAGIVIYHILRAGLGALKLPVIFYMVVISVMVNRAFSVWANPACSSLPAGLISSGAVLFYLSDAILALNRFAKPLRYERFSLVPYYLGQFFIALSTYYVK; this comes from the coding sequence ATGCAATCTTTTTTTCTGCTCATTTTATTGTCGTCGACGGTAACACTTCTCATTAGAGCTGAACTTTCCAATCAAAGTCGACAGGTCTATATTTTCAAGCCTCTCTCCACGGTTATCGTCATCCTTACAGCTTTGTTGTCGTTTTTTGGCGAAACCCGTTTTTCTTACTCTTTTCTTATTTTAATCGGTCTGCTTTTTTCCCTCGGCGGCGACATTGCTCTGATGTTTCATGGTAAAAAATTCTTTTTGATCGGGTTAGTCTCTTTTCTCTTTGCTCATATCGTCTACACGATTGCTTTCGGGTCTCTTGGGGATTTTTCAAAATTGGACCTATGGACCGCGACAGCATTGGGCTTGGCGGGGATCGTGATCTATCATATTCTTCGCGCCGGCCTCGGCGCGCTGAAACTGCCGGTCATCTTTTACATGGTAGTCATTTCGGTGATGGTCAATCGCGCCTTTTCCGTGTGGGCCAATCCTGCCTGCTCATCCCTGCCGGCTGGATTAATCAGCTCCGGCGCCGTTCTCTTTTATCTTTCCGATGCCATCTTGGCTCTCAACCGTTTTGCCAAGCCTTTGCGGTATGAGCGGTTCAGTTTGGTTCCGTACTATTTGGGTCAGTTTTTCATTGCGCTGTCTACGTATTATGTTAAATAA
- a CDS encoding carotenoid biosynthesis protein, producing the protein MTRRLEIILLYVLLTAGGLWHLLGWFQVLMQRLAGVFLIGLSTILLIRFIQIQNLRTKSVIWATIVVLGGLFFEWLGLRTGIIFGHYVYGDILQPQAAGVPIAIGFAWLSIQLSAAAVAQKLMRNRHPLLFAVVTALLMVGFDFIMEPAAVYLRYWQWQDGLPPLQNYVGWFLIALIFSSLGTRWKVFETRLPDLIFHSFWAQLIYFLLIILKACL; encoded by the coding sequence ATGACTCGTCGACTCGAGATAATTCTGCTGTACGTTCTTTTGACGGCAGGCGGGCTGTGGCACCTGCTGGGATGGTTTCAGGTACTCATGCAGCGGCTTGCCGGCGTTTTTCTGATAGGACTGTCGACCATCCTGCTAATACGTTTTATTCAAATTCAAAATCTTAGAACCAAGTCCGTGATTTGGGCGACGATTGTTGTCCTCGGCGGATTGTTTTTCGAATGGCTCGGCCTTCGTACCGGCATTATTTTCGGCCATTATGTTTACGGCGACATTCTGCAGCCGCAGGCTGCAGGCGTACCGATTGCCATCGGGTTCGCTTGGTTGAGCATACAGCTTTCAGCAGCAGCCGTTGCCCAAAAGCTGATGCGGAATCGCCATCCCCTTCTTTTTGCTGTCGTCACTGCCCTGCTGATGGTCGGTTTTGACTTTATCATGGAACCGGCTGCCGTTTATTTACGCTATTGGCAATGGCAGGACGGACTTCCGCCCCTGCAAAATTATGTCGGCTGGTTTTTAATTGCTCTTATTTTTTCAAGCCTGGGAACAAGGTGGAAGGTCTTCGAGACGCGATTGCCTGATCTCATCTTTCATTCATTCTGGGCGCAATTGATTTACTTTTTATTGATCATTTTAAAGGCCTGCTTGTGA
- a CDS encoding fatty acid desaturase yields MAALILLCWAALLILLFSLRGKQTAAFALPGILLQTFLYTGVFITAHDAIHGSIVPRRHRLNSLIGALCLGLYALFPYRQVREKHFLHHRFPASSKDPDYHDGRRPSFFGWYFTFLRRYLSWNQLLGMAVIFNIFHHLFHVPTLNLMLFWVVPSLLSTLQLFFFGTFLPHREPVGGYRDRHRAVSSSLKPFWSLLACYHFDYHWEHHEYPSIPWWKLAIKRRETLYAAEAGRG; encoded by the coding sequence ATGGCGGCTCTCATTCTGTTATGCTGGGCCGCATTACTGATTCTGCTTTTTTCACTGCGGGGAAAGCAAACAGCCGCATTCGCACTGCCCGGCATTCTCCTGCAGACTTTTCTCTATACCGGCGTCTTTATTACTGCTCACGATGCCATTCACGGCAGTATAGTGCCGCGTCGTCACCGGCTCAATTCCTTGATCGGCGCATTGTGCCTGGGTCTCTATGCCCTCTTTCCCTACCGCCAAGTTCGAGAAAAGCATTTTTTACATCACCGGTTTCCGGCCTCATCGAAAGATCCGGATTACCACGACGGTCGTCGCCCCTCTTTTTTCGGCTGGTACTTTACTTTTCTAAGGCGCTACCTCTCCTGGAATCAGCTCCTCGGCATGGCGGTAATTTTTAATATTTTTCATCATCTTTTTCATGTGCCGACATTGAATTTAATGCTCTTTTGGGTGGTGCCGTCTTTGCTGTCTACTTTGCAGTTGTTTTTTTTCGGCACTTTTCTGCCGCATCGTGAACCGGTAGGCGGTTACCGTGACCGTCACCGCGCAGTCAGCAGCAGCCTCAAACCTTTCTGGTCTTTGCTGGCCTGTTATCATTTCGACTACCATTGGGAGCATCACGAATATCCGTCCATTCCCTGGTGGAAACTTGCGATAAAAAGGCGTGAAACTCTTTACGCCGCCGAGGCAGGGCGTGGATAA
- a CDS encoding endo-1,4-beta-xylanase, translating into MRKKSIIVLGLFLLHGIAAAQPLAAGREKFLGNIINDGNSIPYKFAEIWNQVTPENAGKWGSVEGIKDNYNWANLDKIYQFAKKRNFPFRMHTLVWGQQQPGWIGSLPPDKQREQVEEWIRLVSERYPEIDFIDVVNEPLHETPVYAEALGGKGATGWDWVIWSFEKARQYFPNAKLHINDYHILTGLASISDYLKIINLLKDRGLIDGIGCQGHFLESTSSKLITSRLNQLAKAGLPIYITEYDVNIADDTKQLNVFKDQFPAIYEHPAVAGMTLWGYMQGQMWRSDGYLIRSNGKDRPAMTWLRSYFNPGTSVQSAAESTPQEWRLEQNFPNPCNSSTVISFYLPEASTISLIISDASGRTVRTLAIGEHPEGKGSVVWDGLDEQKVPAASGVYFYTLQGGGRSHSFAATRKLLLIR; encoded by the coding sequence ATGAGAAAAAAATCAATCATCGTTTTAGGTCTCTTTTTATTACACGGTATTGCCGCGGCTCAACCGTTGGCCGCTGGTCGAGAAAAGTTTTTAGGAAACATCATCAACGACGGCAATTCCATTCCTTATAAATTTGCGGAAATCTGGAATCAGGTTACACCGGAAAATGCCGGAAAATGGGGAAGCGTGGAGGGAATCAAGGATAATTACAACTGGGCGAACTTGGATAAAATTTATCAATTTGCGAAAAAGAGGAATTTTCCGTTTCGGATGCACACTTTGGTTTGGGGGCAGCAGCAACCAGGCTGGATCGGCTCGCTGCCGCCGGACAAGCAGCGCGAACAGGTCGAGGAGTGGATCCGTCTGGTCTCCGAACGTTATCCGGAAATCGATTTTATCGACGTAGTTAACGAGCCGCTGCACGAGACGCCGGTCTATGCCGAGGCTTTGGGCGGAAAGGGCGCTACGGGTTGGGACTGGGTTATCTGGTCGTTTGAAAAGGCGCGACAGTATTTCCCAAACGCAAAACTTCACATCAATGACTACCATATCCTCACCGGTTTGGCGTCGATCAGCGATTATCTAAAGATCATCAATCTTCTCAAAGATCGCGGACTTATTGACGGAATCGGGTGCCAGGGGCACTTTCTCGAGTCAACGAGCAGCAAGCTCATCACCAGCCGCCTGAATCAATTGGCAAAAGCCGGTCTGCCGATCTACATTACCGAATATGACGTCAACATTGCCGATGACACTAAGCAGCTTAATGTGTTCAAAGATCAATTTCCTGCCATTTACGAGCATCCTGCCGTTGCCGGAATGACACTTTGGGGTTATATGCAGGGACAGATGTGGCGTTCCGACGGCTATTTAATCCGCAGCAACGGCAAGGACCGTCCGGCGATGACTTGGTTGAGAAGTTATTTCAATCCGGGAACAAGCGTGCAGTCCGCAGCCGAGTCTACACCGCAGGAGTGGCGTCTTGAACAAAATTTTCCGAATCCCTGTAACAGCTCGACGGTCATTTCGTTTTATCTGCCGGAGGCAAGCACGATCAGCCTCATCATTTCGGATGCTTCGGGCCGCACTGTACGAACGTTGGCGATTGGGGAACACCCGGAAGGCAAGGGCTCGGTCGTGTGGGACGGCCTTGATGAGCAAAAAGTACCGGCGGCAAGCGGTGTTTACTTTTACACTTTACAGGGCGGAGGTCGTTCGCACTCCTTTGCCGCTACGAGAAAACTCTTGTTGATCAGATAG
- a CDS encoding phytoene/squalene synthase family protein — protein sequence MNINDTNIRHAIAYAKAQTALHSKSFYLSTQFLPKEKRLPTFALYSFCRYADNIVDNPRNRTTDELTAEIEYLKYELAVAYRSGESEHPILKAFIPSALAYNIPLRYPLELLDGVKLDLLKNRYQSFAELYHFAYAVAGVVGIMMSYIIGFSDPAALNYAEKLGVAMQLTNILRDIQEDKNMNRIYLPLDEVRQFGLDEKDFFKETFNDAMRQLVRYQVERAHRFFIEADNGIPMLSRDGRFAVKAASRIYRGILSEIEKRDYNPFLGRVFVAQSRKFAILLQEFLRTNLFPRRQTSPVFPQPVAGGAKHS from the coding sequence ATGAATATTAACGATACAAACATAAGGCATGCCATAGCTTATGCAAAAGCCCAAACGGCTCTTCATTCAAAGAGCTTTTATCTTTCCACCCAATTTTTGCCGAAAGAAAAGCGGCTGCCGACCTTTGCTCTCTATAGCTTTTGTCGATATGCCGACAATATTGTCGACAATCCGCGCAACAGAACAACGGATGAATTGACGGCCGAAATTGAATACCTCAAATACGAACTGGCCGTCGCTTATCGAAGCGGAGAATCGGAACATCCCATTTTAAAGGCGTTCATTCCTTCGGCACTTGCCTATAACATTCCTCTCCGATACCCTTTGGAGCTGCTCGACGGCGTCAAGCTTGATTTGCTGAAGAACCGTTATCAGTCGTTTGCCGAATTATACCATTTTGCCTACGCCGTTGCAGGCGTCGTCGGCATCATGATGAGCTATATTATCGGCTTCAGCGATCCGGCGGCTTTGAATTACGCTGAAAAACTCGGCGTCGCCATGCAGTTAACCAATATACTGCGGGACATTCAAGAAGACAAAAATATGAACCGGATTTATTTGCCGCTCGACGAAGTGCGTCAATTCGGCTTGGATGAAAAAGATTTCTTTAAGGAAACCTTTAATGATGCCATGAGGCAGCTCGTCAGATACCAAGTCGAACGGGCACATCGCTTTTTTATTGAAGCGGATAACGGAATTCCTATGCTTTCAAGAGACGGAAGATTTGCAGTCAAAGCCGCAAGCCGAATCTATCGCGGCATCCTTTCAGAAATCGAAAAAAGGGATTATAATCCTTTTCTCGGACGAGTTTTTGTTGCGCAAAGCCGTAAATTTGCGATTCTTTTACAGGAGTTTCTGAGAACGAATCTTTTTCCGCGTCGGCAAACATCTCCTGTTTTCCCCCAACCGGTTGCAGGAGGCGCAAAGCACAGCTAA
- a CDS encoding ThuA domain-containing protein — protein sequence MRFLSAAIFLLLFAVPMSAEPIPVLIITGGHEFDEAAFHSMFESMEGIRPQFASQPHANELYASSDLEHIQVIVFYDMVQEISEEQKSAFLALVKKGKGLVFLHHSLVSYQYWEEFSRIRGGKYILPESLPESDRSSASTYQHDVRFPVRIIDAKHPVTAGLSDFELTDEVYGNLHLLDSVTPLLHTTHPSSSPIIGWTNRYGASRIVCLQPGHDRRAYENPLYRKLVWNAVVWAAGKDEK from the coding sequence ATGAGATTCCTGAGCGCAGCGATTTTCCTATTGCTATTTGCCGTACCCATGTCTGCCGAGCCGATACCCGTTTTAATCATAACCGGCGGACACGAATTTGATGAAGCAGCTTTCCATTCTATGTTCGAAAGCATGGAAGGCATCCGACCGCAATTTGCCTCACAACCTCACGCTAATGAGCTCTATGCTTCTTCAGACTTGGAGCATATCCAGGTGATCGTTTTCTATGACATGGTTCAGGAAATTTCCGAAGAGCAAAAGAGTGCATTTCTCGCTTTGGTCAAAAAGGGAAAAGGGTTGGTTTTTCTGCATCATTCGCTGGTTTCTTATCAGTATTGGGAGGAATTCAGCCGCATTCGCGGCGGAAAATATATTCTACCGGAATCCCTGCCTGAAAGCGATCGTTCTTCTGCTTCCACCTATCAGCATGACGTCCGTTTTCCAGTGCGAATTATCGATGCAAAGCATCCTGTTACTGCCGGCTTGAGCGATTTTGAGCTTACCGACGAAGTCTACGGCAATCTGCATCTGCTCGATTCCGTAACGCCACTGCTGCATACGACCCATCCTTCGAGTTCCCCAATCATCGGATGGACAAATCGATACGGGGCTTCCCGCATTGTCTGCCTGCAACCGGGCCACGACCGCCGTGCGTATGAAAACCCTCTTTACCGTAAGCTGGTCTGGAATGCCGTTGTTTGGGCTGCCGGAAAGGATGAAAAGTAA